A genomic stretch from Limnobacter thiooxidans includes:
- a CDS encoding deoxyguanosinetriphosphate triphosphohydrolase, translating to MTVRNFELSLAPYAVSSANTRGRLHPETSPEGRTEFERDRDRIIHSAAFRRLEYKTQVFVNTEGDLYRTRLTHSLEVAQIARSISRNLGLNEELTEAVALAHDLGHTPFGHAGQDALNECMSPHGGFEHNLQSLRVVDELEEKYASFNGLNLCFETRESILKHCSRPNAEKLGEVADRFLSNRRPVLEAQVTNLADEIAYNNHDIDDGLRSGLITLEQAAEVPLFKLHLDRVKARHPNLDGRRLIHEVVRGIINALVQDLLHESERRIALFKPTSVADVQLADKLIGFSSEMAELNHALKVFLRKDLYQHYQVLRATLKARRVVQELFQIFMEDPRLLPPQFFRRSELDVPRAIADYIAGMTDRYAMKEHQRLTVPGLQS from the coding sequence CTGACCGTGCGAAACTTCGAACTCAGCCTGGCGCCCTATGCGGTCAGCTCTGCCAACACCCGTGGCAGACTTCACCCGGAAACAAGTCCCGAAGGGCGCACTGAGTTTGAACGAGACCGCGACCGCATTATTCACAGTGCGGCCTTTCGTCGCCTGGAATACAAAACACAGGTGTTTGTGAATACGGAAGGCGATTTGTACCGCACCCGCCTGACCCACAGCCTTGAAGTGGCCCAAATTGCGCGCAGCATTTCCCGCAACCTTGGGCTTAATGAAGAACTGACTGAAGCTGTGGCCCTGGCCCATGATTTGGGTCACACGCCTTTTGGCCACGCAGGCCAAGACGCATTGAATGAATGCATGTCGCCGCATGGTGGTTTCGAGCACAACCTGCAAAGCTTGCGCGTGGTGGATGAACTGGAAGAAAAATATGCGTCATTCAACGGTTTGAATTTGTGTTTTGAAACCCGCGAAAGCATTTTGAAACACTGTTCACGCCCCAACGCAGAGAAACTGGGCGAGGTGGCAGACCGGTTTCTGAGTAATCGCCGCCCGGTGCTGGAAGCGCAAGTGACCAACCTGGCTGATGAAATCGCCTACAACAACCACGACATTGACGATGGCTTGCGTTCGGGCCTGATTACGCTGGAGCAGGCCGCTGAGGTGCCTTTGTTCAAGTTGCACCTGGATCGTGTGAAGGCGCGACACCCCAACCTGGACGGGCGCAGGTTGATCCACGAAGTGGTTCGGGGCATCATCAATGCACTGGTTCAGGATTTGTTGCATGAATCGGAGCGCCGCATTGCCCTGTTCAAACCGACCAGCGTGGCCGATGTGCAACTGGCCGACAAATTGATTGGCTTCAGTTCTGAAATGGCTGAATTGAACCATGCCCTAAAAGTGTTTTTGCGCAAAGACCTTTATCAGCATTACCAGGTACTTCGTGCGACCTTGAAGGCGCGCCGGGTGGTCCAGGAACTGTTCCAGATTTTCATGGAAGACCCGCGCCTTTTGCCACCGCAGTTTTTCCGCCGTTCCGAACTGGATGTGCCCCGCGCTATTGCCGATTATATTGCCGGCATGACCGACCGCTACGCCATGAAAGAACACCAGCGCCTCACCGTTCCCGGCCTGCAATCCTGA
- the aroB gene encoding 3-dehydroquinate synthase: MSRYTLEVDLGDRSYPIHIGEGLLSQADLFKPHVAGKVAMICTNTTVGPLYADRLKTSLLDAGAKSVFTVSLPDGEEYKDWPNLQLVFDALLQNHCDRKTVLVALGGGVVGDMGGFAASAFMRGIPFIQVPTTLLSQVDSSVGGKTGINHPLGKNMIGAFYQPEMVVTDISTLNTLPDRELSCGLAEIIKHGAIADTAYLDLVEQNMPALLRRDPELLALVVKRSCEIKADVVSKDEREGGIRAILNFGHTFGHAIEAGMGYGQWYHGEAVGCGMVVAAELCRRMGRLSAEEAARLKKVVVDARLPVIPPVLGVDKYMALMAHDKKADSGSIKYVLLNGLGRASTSPADEALVRQTLLEMGAGD; the protein is encoded by the coding sequence ATGAGCCGATATACCTTGGAAGTTGATTTGGGCGACCGCAGCTACCCGATCCACATTGGAGAAGGGCTGCTCAGTCAGGCCGATTTGTTCAAACCCCATGTGGCGGGCAAAGTGGCCATGATCTGTACCAACACCACGGTGGGGCCCCTGTATGCAGACCGCTTGAAAACCAGTTTGCTGGATGCGGGTGCAAAATCAGTGTTCACCGTCAGCCTGCCTGATGGGGAGGAATACAAGGACTGGCCCAACCTGCAATTGGTATTTGATGCCTTGCTGCAAAACCACTGCGACCGCAAAACCGTCTTGGTTGCACTGGGCGGTGGCGTGGTAGGCGACATGGGCGGGTTTGCCGCATCCGCTTTCATGCGCGGAATTCCGTTTATCCAGGTGCCGACCACTTTGCTTAGTCAAGTGGACAGTTCCGTGGGCGGTAAAACCGGCATCAACCACCCCTTGGGAAAAAACATGATTGGGGCGTTTTATCAACCCGAGATGGTGGTGACTGACATTTCCACTCTGAATACTTTGCCCGACCGCGAGCTCAGCTGCGGCTTGGCGGAAATCATCAAGCACGGCGCGATTGCTGACACGGCGTACCTTGACCTGGTTGAGCAGAATATGCCCGCCTTGCTGCGCCGAGACCCGGAATTGTTGGCCCTGGTGGTGAAGCGTTCCTGTGAAATCAAGGCAGATGTGGTGTCCAAAGATGAACGCGAAGGCGGCATTCGGGCCATTCTGAATTTCGGCCACACCTTTGGCCACGCCATTGAAGCGGGCATGGGCTACGGCCAGTGGTACCACGGCGAGGCTGTGGGGTGCGGCATGGTGGTTGCGGCCGAGTTGTGTCGCCGCATGGGCCGCTTGAGTGCCGAGGAGGCAGCGCGCTTGAAAAAAGTGGTGGTCGATGCCCGTTTACCGGTGATTCCGCCCGTGCTGGGCGTGGACAAGTACATGGCACTGATGGCGCACGACAAAAAGGCCGATTCAGGTTCCATCAAATATGTGTTGCTCAATGGTTTGGGGCGCGCGTCCACATCCCCGGCCGATGAGGCCTTGGTTCGGCAAACGCTTCTGGAAATGGGGGCAGGGGACTGA
- a CDS encoding shikimate kinase: MMGAGKSTVGKALAKHLSWEFTDTDHLIEHQTGVSIPVIFEIEGEAGFRRRESTALASFVGKERQVIATGGGIVLVQENREVLKQIGSVIYLSASASELYQRTRMDKNRPLLQGPNPRRKIEELLAARLPLYKECASVIIETGRQPVYQIVNKISLALNLDQKNESSTQKAIGTE, encoded by the coding sequence ATGATGGGTGCCGGCAAAAGCACTGTCGGCAAGGCCTTGGCCAAGCATCTGTCCTGGGAGTTCACTGATACCGATCACCTGATCGAGCATCAAACAGGCGTCAGTATTCCCGTCATATTCGAAATTGAAGGCGAGGCCGGTTTTCGTCGACGCGAGTCGACGGCACTGGCCAGTTTTGTTGGCAAAGAGCGTCAGGTGATTGCCACAGGCGGTGGCATCGTGCTGGTCCAGGAAAACCGCGAAGTGCTCAAACAGATTGGCTCGGTTATTTACTTGAGCGCCTCTGCTTCCGAGCTTTACCAGCGCACCCGGATGGACAAAAACCGGCCCCTGCTGCAAGGCCCCAACCCCCGACGAAAAATTGAAGAATTGCTGGCCGCACGCTTGCCCTTGTACAAGGAATGCGCGAGTGTGATCATAGAGACTGGGCGCCAGCCGGTTTACCAGATTGTTAACAAGATCAGCCTGGCGTTGAATCTTGATCAAAAGAATGAAAGCAGTACGCAAAAGGCAATAGGAACAGAATGA
- a CDS encoding type IV pilus secretin PilQ, with amino-acid sequence MNIQTKTKGDFHLIRQTVLGFMLGLVFGPAFALTIVDAKVDERDDRTEVTLEFDAPLDSKVGLFRMANPARQVVDFSAVLDNPALPVKFSEHSRIKQGQLVSAQGRSRLVFETAQSYEVQTSQSERSVRLVFSGPRPFVPGGGQAAVLSEKSELKNTVQAVLGKPVVIQEGPQVSTWSLSEQNGKSVLRIEFDRSGIQADARLTNDRLRLRFANAKIKPGIPVSLNSAPSGLVGNVKLSPGDQALSVDMTLNKSTHVIRQIDKVVEVEFIPLEKTAGLAKPEVSKPLSPSQSVASRYSGRPITLDFKDADIRTVMQVFADFTKMNLVLSDSIQGKVTVFLKDVPWDQALDIVMRSQGLVSSQSGNVLLVSTPENVSNDRFQAANTRALDDMEPLVSKVFQISYQKTAELVQMIKSEDSKLLSSRGTLISDERTSQIFVQDTPTRMDRISSVVSGLDKPVKQVMIEARVVLADTSVSKELGVNVRAASSRSDAFFDIGDQFGSGNFVDTGSSASTNLAYTLFNANSTRLINLQLRALETSNKIRTVSNPRVITSNKEPALIEQGTEIPYQIATSSGATAIEFKEANLKLAVTPQIAPDGTVLLDVDVAKDSLGITTANGPAIDTRRVKTKVLVADGGTVVLGGIFEEDDNVLREKTPFLGDIPGLGVLFRGKTDTKRRAELLIFLTPVVLADQ; translated from the coding sequence ATGAATATTCAAACGAAAACAAAGGGTGATTTTCACCTGATCCGGCAAACTGTATTGGGCTTCATGCTTGGACTGGTTTTTGGTCCAGCCTTTGCACTGACTATTGTGGACGCCAAGGTGGATGAGCGTGACGACCGCACTGAAGTCACGCTGGAATTCGACGCGCCCCTGGACAGCAAAGTGGGCTTGTTCCGCATGGCGAACCCCGCCCGCCAAGTGGTGGATTTTTCTGCAGTGTTGGATAACCCAGCCTTGCCCGTGAAATTTTCAGAACACAGCCGCATCAAGCAGGGGCAACTTGTTTCTGCTCAGGGGCGAAGTCGCCTGGTGTTTGAAACGGCTCAAAGTTATGAGGTACAAACCAGCCAGTCCGAGCGTTCAGTGCGTTTGGTGTTCTCGGGGCCCCGACCCTTTGTGCCGGGTGGCGGTCAGGCGGCTGTGTTGTCTGAAAAAAGTGAGTTAAAAAATACAGTACAGGCGGTTCTTGGAAAGCCGGTGGTCATTCAGGAAGGGCCGCAGGTCAGTACCTGGAGCCTGTCTGAACAGAACGGCAAGTCGGTGCTGAGAATTGAGTTCGACCGAAGTGGCATTCAGGCCGATGCCCGGTTGACTAACGACAGATTGAGGCTTCGCTTTGCCAATGCAAAAATAAAACCCGGTATACCTGTCAGCTTGAACAGCGCACCCTCTGGTTTGGTCGGCAATGTGAAGTTGAGTCCAGGCGACCAGGCCCTGTCGGTGGACATGACGCTGAACAAATCGACCCATGTCATTCGCCAGATCGACAAGGTCGTTGAGGTGGAATTTATTCCCCTCGAGAAAACTGCGGGTTTGGCCAAGCCGGAGGTTTCAAAGCCCCTGAGTCCAAGCCAAAGTGTGGCGTCCCGGTATTCAGGTCGGCCTATCACGTTGGACTTCAAAGATGCAGACATTCGAACCGTGATGCAGGTGTTTGCCGATTTTACGAAGATGAACCTGGTGTTGAGTGATTCCATACAAGGCAAAGTCACGGTGTTTCTCAAAGACGTGCCTTGGGACCAAGCGCTGGACATCGTGATGCGCTCGCAGGGTTTGGTATCCAGCCAGTCGGGCAACGTATTGCTGGTGTCAACACCTGAAAATGTCAGTAACGACCGGTTTCAGGCCGCCAATACCCGTGCCCTGGATGACATGGAGCCGCTGGTTTCCAAGGTGTTTCAAATCAGTTATCAGAAAACAGCTGAGCTAGTCCAGATGATCAAGTCAGAGGATTCAAAGCTGTTGTCATCTCGCGGCACGCTGATTTCTGATGAACGAACAAGCCAGATTTTCGTGCAGGACACGCCAACCCGGATGGACCGAATCAGTTCAGTTGTATCGGGTCTGGACAAGCCGGTGAAGCAGGTCATGATTGAGGCCCGAGTGGTGCTGGCCGACACATCCGTGTCCAAGGAACTGGGTGTGAATGTTCGCGCCGCTTCCTCGCGCTCTGACGCATTTTTTGACATTGGTGACCAGTTTGGCAGTGGCAATTTCGTGGACACCGGTTCATCCGCGTCGACCAATCTGGCCTATACCCTGTTCAACGCCAACTCCACCCGCTTGATCAACCTGCAATTGCGGGCGCTTGAGACCAGCAACAAGATCCGTACTGTGTCGAACCCCCGGGTGATTACTTCGAACAAGGAACCCGCCCTGATTGAACAGGGCACCGAAATTCCGTACCAGATTGCCACCAGCAGCGGGGCCACGGCCATCGAATTCAAGGAGGCCAATCTCAAACTGGCGGTGACCCCCCAGATTGCGCCTGACGGCACAGTATTGCTGGATGTCGATGTCGCCAAGGACTCACTGGGCATAACCACTGCCAACGGCCCCGCCATTGACACCCGCCGGGTGAAGACCAAGGTGTTGGTGGCGGACGGCGGCACGGTGGTGTTGGGAGGGATTTTTGAAGAGGACGACAACGTGCTGCGAGAGAAAACCCCATTTCTTGGAGACATTCCCGGATTGGGTGTTCTTTTTCGTGGAAAGACGGACACCAAGCGCCGGGCTGAGTTGTTAATCTTTTTGACGCCCGTTGTGCTCGCAGACCAGTAA
- a CDS encoding type 4a pilus biogenesis protein PilO, with product MSLDNWSLDEATDQLIQLGLAKRLLVILALWLVMSIGAFFVFWQDDLEQARQAETEIQTSLTQLKAESQLLLEQPAIELELAELELLLPELKKTLPSERELASLLGRINEMILDNTLRLAEFTPQQHQDLEVMRRVPVKLTVRGEGASIAKLPNHIASLSRQVTMKEFEMALIPESGVWQLSGELNAFAQPVSGPAGTPVKLEAAQ from the coding sequence ATGAGTCTCGATAACTGGAGTCTAGATGAGGCAACCGACCAGTTGATTCAACTGGGTCTGGCAAAACGACTCTTGGTTATTCTGGCCCTTTGGCTTGTGATGTCCATCGGGGCGTTCTTTGTGTTCTGGCAGGACGACCTGGAACAGGCCCGGCAGGCCGAAACAGAAATTCAGACTTCCCTGACCCAGCTTAAAGCGGAATCGCAGTTGCTGCTGGAACAACCGGCCATTGAACTTGAATTGGCTGAGCTGGAACTGCTATTGCCCGAGTTGAAGAAAACCCTGCCCTCTGAGCGGGAGCTGGCTTCTTTGCTGGGTCGCATTAACGAAATGATTCTGGATAACACCCTTCGCTTGGCCGAGTTCACGCCTCAACAACACCAGGACCTGGAAGTGATGCGCCGCGTGCCCGTCAAGCTGACCGTGCGCGGTGAGGGCGCTTCGATTGCCAAATTGCCCAATCACATTGCCAGCCTGAGTCGGCAGGTGACCATGAAGGAGTTTGAAATGGCGCTGATTCCCGAGAGCGGTGTGTGGCAACTCAGTGGCGAGCTGAATGCCTTTGCCCAGCCAGTTTCTGGCCCGGCTGGCACACCGGTAAAGCTGGAGGCTGCGCAATGA
- a CDS encoding PilN domain-containing protein encodes MRVILFNLFPYRADRELKNRRRVVLELAGGILAGLLVCNAIGNEFADRVARKSQFLSNLAAMEAEMAERVKVVQDKKDRVAVLKRQVNALKTVQAESLLASQWVSFLDATVPASVSMTRLYVIKGVLHVNGFTNTVSTLASWVDDMEAGNTLFKSVDLVTLIAPRDDAEGATAPRHVFEIRAQLREANHESR; translated from the coding sequence ATGCGAGTAATACTTTTCAACCTGTTTCCCTACCGCGCTGACCGCGAGCTCAAGAACAGGCGCCGAGTTGTCCTTGAGTTGGCTGGAGGAATACTGGCAGGTTTGCTGGTTTGCAATGCGATAGGCAATGAGTTTGCCGATCGAGTGGCCAGGAAAAGTCAGTTTTTGAGCAATCTGGCAGCCATGGAGGCAGAAATGGCCGAGCGGGTGAAAGTGGTTCAAGACAAGAAGGACCGGGTTGCTGTTCTGAAGCGACAAGTGAATGCACTAAAAACAGTTCAAGCGGAATCCTTGCTGGCCAGTCAGTGGGTTTCGTTTCTGGATGCCACGGTGCCAGCAAGTGTGTCGATGACCCGCCTGTACGTTATCAAGGGTGTATTGCATGTCAATGGTTTCACCAACACGGTGTCAACACTGGCCAGTTGGGTGGATGACATGGAAGCGGGCAATACCTTGTTCAAGTCAGTGGACCTGGTGACTTTGATTGCACCGCGTGATGACGCAGAGGGGGCGACCGCACCCCGCCATGTCTTTGAAATTCGTGCCCAGTTGAGGGAGGCTAATCATGAGTCTCGATAA
- a CDS encoding penicillin-binding protein 1A, whose protein sequence is MNSNKPRIKQHPQGFIATVLALLIGLGISGALLVGVALALIFPKLPDLDTLTDYRPKVPLRVMTTDGVLIGEFGEERRRPVDITEVPLVMQQAILAAEDDRFYQHGGIDFMGVARALVTNVTSGGRTQGASTITMQVARNFFLTRDKTWTRKLYEVLLAYKIEDNLTKDEILELYINQIYLGQRAYGFQAASQVYFGKPLRDINAAEAAMLAGLPKAPSAFNPIVNPNRAKIRQEYVLRRMNDLDYLDDTQFEQALKTELVYRNRKANGDDVEATTGLTINADYAAEMARQAAVEMYGEEAYTSGITVTTTLIAKEQRAAQRALRNSVMDYELRQYFRGPEGYIELPSDAKEAEAVIGDNISDYTDYGFLQSAVVLSASPTEVVVSQGAGQPIRLTGDSLKPALSWLNERAPANKRLKRGAVVRILKRKDQPLMLTQLPEVEAAFIAITPKDGAIRALSGGFEFSRNKFNHVTQATRQPGSAFKPFVYSAALEKGVTPTTLVADEPIFVPADTPGGKDWSPKNYDGKYDGPMLLKEGLAKSKNMVSIRVLQEITPQYGQRWATQFGFPAANVPPYLTMALGAVTTNPLQMASAYAVFANSGYRIKPYLIEKITDGSGRIVARARPAVAGEEANRVIDARNAFLTTRLLREVVERGTATRAKVLNRGDIVGKTGTTNDSHDAWFAGYNSDIAAIAWVGYDQPRNLGARETGGGLALPIWIDYMRVALADLPEKPQVVPAGIDFVDGNYYYTEYRPGSGVARIDVNGGGDDINSLFNFLQGLGGMLKGDGQAPPVNNNPTAGDGTTYEQPARPKNPPKDDIERLFGN, encoded by the coding sequence GTGAATTCAAACAAACCTCGCATCAAGCAACACCCCCAAGGCTTTATCGCCACCGTGCTGGCTTTGCTCATCGGCTTGGGTATTTCCGGCGCACTGCTGGTCGGTGTTGCGCTGGCCCTGATTTTTCCGAAATTGCCCGACCTCGATACCCTGACCGATTACCGCCCCAAGGTTCCCCTTCGGGTGATGACCACCGACGGCGTACTGATCGGTGAATTCGGAGAAGAAAGGCGGCGTCCGGTCGACATCACCGAAGTGCCTTTGGTCATGCAGCAGGCCATTCTGGCAGCCGAAGATGATCGGTTCTACCAGCACGGCGGTATCGATTTCATGGGGGTGGCTCGCGCATTGGTCACGAACGTCACATCGGGTGGTCGAACCCAGGGCGCCAGTACCATCACCATGCAGGTCGCGCGCAATTTTTTCCTGACCCGGGACAAAACCTGGACACGAAAACTGTACGAAGTGCTGCTTGCTTACAAGATCGAAGACAACTTGACCAAAGATGAAATTCTGGAGCTTTACATCAACCAGATTTACCTGGGTCAACGTGCTTACGGCTTCCAGGCTGCATCACAGGTTTACTTCGGCAAACCCCTGCGCGACATCAATGCTGCAGAAGCTGCCATGCTGGCCGGCTTGCCCAAGGCACCTTCCGCATTCAACCCAATCGTCAATCCGAACAGGGCCAAGATTCGCCAGGAATACGTGCTTCGCCGCATGAATGACCTGGACTACCTGGATGACACGCAGTTTGAGCAAGCCCTGAAAACCGAATTGGTTTACCGAAACAGAAAAGCCAACGGAGACGACGTTGAAGCCACCACAGGCCTCACCATCAACGCAGATTACGCGGCAGAAATGGCTCGCCAGGCCGCAGTTGAAATGTACGGGGAAGAAGCCTACACCTCAGGTATCACTGTCACCACCACCCTGATCGCCAAGGAGCAGCGTGCAGCGCAGCGTGCCTTGCGCAACAGCGTCATGGACTATGAACTGCGGCAATACTTCCGCGGTCCTGAAGGCTACATTGAGCTGCCCAGCGATGCCAAGGAAGCCGAGGCCGTGATTGGTGACAACATCAGCGACTACACCGACTACGGCTTCCTGCAAAGTGCGGTGGTATTGTCCGCAAGCCCAACAGAGGTTGTTGTGTCTCAGGGTGCCGGCCAACCAATCCGGTTGACTGGGGACAGCCTGAAACCTGCGCTTAGTTGGCTCAATGAACGCGCACCTGCCAACAAACGCCTCAAACGCGGCGCCGTGGTTCGTATCTTGAAACGCAAAGACCAGCCGCTGATGTTGACCCAGTTGCCGGAAGTAGAAGCTGCCTTTATCGCCATCACACCCAAGGACGGGGCCATTCGCGCCTTGTCAGGCGGATTCGAATTTTCACGCAACAAGTTCAACCACGTGACACAAGCCACGCGCCAACCCGGCTCGGCCTTCAAACCATTCGTGTATTCGGCGGCTCTTGAAAAAGGAGTTACTCCCACCACTCTCGTGGCCGACGAACCTATTTTCGTACCTGCCGACACACCCGGCGGCAAAGACTGGAGCCCCAAGAACTACGACGGCAAATATGACGGCCCCATGCTTCTCAAGGAAGGCCTGGCCAAGTCCAAAAATATGGTGTCCATTCGGGTACTCCAGGAAATTACACCGCAATATGGTCAGCGCTGGGCCACGCAGTTCGGCTTCCCTGCTGCAAATGTGCCGCCATACCTCACCATGGCATTGGGCGCAGTCACAACAAACCCCTTGCAAATGGCCAGCGCTTACGCGGTATTTGCCAATTCTGGCTATCGCATCAAGCCTTACCTGATCGAAAAAATCACCGATGGCAGCGGCCGTATTGTCGCCAGGGCCCGCCCAGCTGTTGCGGGTGAAGAAGCCAACCGCGTCATTGACGCGCGCAACGCATTCCTGACCACTCGCTTGCTTCGGGAAGTTGTAGAACGTGGCACTGCCACACGCGCCAAAGTATTGAACCGCGGTGACATCGTAGGAAAAACAGGGACTACGAACGACAGCCACGACGCCTGGTTTGCTGGCTACAACAGCGACATTGCAGCCATTGCCTGGGTCGGTTACGACCAACCCCGCAATCTGGGTGCCCGTGAAACCGGTGGCGGCCTGGCGCTGCCAATCTGGATCGATTACATGAGAGTGGCTTTGGCCGACCTGCCGGAAAAACCTCAGGTGGTACCCGCAGGAATCGATTTCGTGGATGGTAATTACTACTACACCGAGTATCGACCTGGTTCAGGTGTTGCGCGAATCGACGTCAATGGTGGTGGCGACGACATCAACAGCCTATTCAACTTCTTGCAGGGGTTGGGTGGGATGCTCAAAGGCGATGGCCAAGCACCACCTGTGAACAACAACCCAACAGCAGGCGACGGCACCACCTACGAACAACCCGCCCGTCCGAAAAATCCGCCCAAAGACGACATTGAGCGCCTTTTTGGGAACTGA
- the cyaY gene encoding iron donor protein CyaY, with translation MTDTEFQAVVDATLVQVEEYIESLVDTLDLDADSMRSGNVLTLDFEDKGKMILNSQVANHELWLAAKSGGFHYFLFNGEWVDTRSKVPFKTHFVELLTGQLGMACPAL, from the coding sequence ATGACAGATACGGAATTCCAGGCGGTGGTGGATGCCACCTTGGTTCAAGTTGAAGAGTATATTGAATCCTTGGTCGATACGCTGGACCTTGATGCAGATTCAATGCGCTCGGGCAATGTATTAACCCTTGATTTTGAAGACAAAGGCAAGATGATTTTGAACAGCCAGGTGGCCAATCACGAGCTTTGGCTGGCGGCGAAGTCGGGTGGCTTTCACTATTTCCTGTTCAATGGCGAATGGGTCGACACCCGCAGCAAGGTGCCGTTCAAGACCCATTTCGTCGAATTGCTGACAGGCCAGCTTGGCATGGCCTGTCCTGCCCTGTAA
- the lptM gene encoding LPS translocon maturation chaperone LptM, whose product MKKSPLRTLAIVTLFTLGLNACGQRGALYLPEPPPPLPKPAGYDKPDQQQNR is encoded by the coding sequence ATGAAAAAATCACCTTTAAGAACATTGGCCATTGTCACCCTGTTTACACTGGGCCTGAACGCCTGCGGCCAACGCGGCGCGCTTTATTTGCCCGAACCGCCACCACCCTTGCCCAAACCGGCAGGCTACGACAAGCCAGACCAACAGCAAAACCGCTAA
- the lysA gene encoding diaminopimelate decarboxylase, with product MQNNSVNPSDLNPHLQFDGVTGELQFEKTDLSGLAQTYGTPLYVYSASSIKEAYRAYASACEGLANVTICYAVKANSNVHILKALAQEGAGFDIVSAGELARVIAAGGKPQKAVFAGVGKSAQEIEYALSQGVGCFNVESEAEMTRIGQVAEKMQRMANVSLRVNPDVDAKTHPYISTGLKENKFGVSMNAAPRVYQFAHAHPWLNVHGIDCHIGSQLTDASPYFDALDRVLALLDQLAADGIEINHLDLGGGIGIRYLDETPPTPAEVLPRLIAKVKDWAQSKGRSMPTLSFEPGRSIVGNAGVLLTQVEFLKENEGKHFAIVDAAMNDLMRPAMYKAFHGVVAVQNNAHAQPQEYDVVGPVCESGDWLAKNRTLAIEQGDYLAILSAGAYGQTMASNYNSRGRAAEVLIENGEVTLIRRRETIEDQLRPELDV from the coding sequence GTGCAAAACAATTCAGTGAACCCAAGCGACCTCAACCCCCATCTGCAATTTGATGGGGTTACTGGCGAACTTCAGTTTGAAAAAACCGATTTGTCAGGCCTGGCCCAAACATACGGCACGCCGCTGTACGTGTATTCAGCCAGTTCCATCAAGGAAGCTTATCGCGCCTACGCCAGTGCTTGCGAAGGCCTCGCCAATGTCACCATCTGCTATGCAGTCAAAGCCAATTCAAACGTCCACATCCTGAAGGCATTGGCCCAGGAAGGGGCTGGGTTCGACATCGTGTCGGCAGGCGAACTTGCACGGGTTATCGCTGCAGGCGGAAAACCTCAAAAAGCAGTGTTTGCCGGCGTGGGAAAATCAGCGCAGGAAATTGAATACGCGCTCAGCCAGGGTGTGGGTTGCTTCAACGTGGAATCCGAAGCAGAAATGACCCGCATTGGTCAGGTTGCAGAAAAAATGCAGCGCATGGCCAATGTGTCGCTGCGCGTGAACCCTGACGTTGACGCAAAAACCCACCCCTACATTTCCACAGGCTTGAAAGAGAACAAGTTTGGCGTGTCCATGAACGCAGCGCCTCGTGTGTATCAGTTTGCGCACGCGCACCCCTGGTTGAATGTGCACGGCATTGATTGCCACATTGGCTCCCAACTGACTGACGCCAGCCCTTACTTTGATGCACTGGATCGCGTTCTGGCTCTGCTTGACCAACTCGCGGCGGATGGCATCGAGATCAATCACCTGGACCTGGGGGGCGGCATCGGCATTCGGTACCTGGATGAAACACCGCCCACCCCTGCGGAAGTACTGCCCCGTCTTATCGCCAAGGTAAAAGACTGGGCGCAGTCCAAAGGGCGCAGCATGCCAACCCTGTCATTCGAGCCGGGCCGCTCCATCGTGGGCAATGCGGGCGTTTTGCTCACGCAAGTTGAATTCCTGAAGGAAAATGAAGGCAAACATTTCGCCATTGTGGATGCAGCCATGAACGACTTGATGCGCCCGGCCATGTACAAAGCCTTCCACGGTGTGGTGGCCGTTCAAAACAATGCCCATGCGCAGCCACAGGAATACGATGTGGTTGGCCCCGTGTGCGAATCTGGTGATTGGCTGGCCAAAAACCGAACACTGGCCATCGAGCAGGGGGACTACCTTGCAATCCTGTCAGCGGGCGCCTACGGGCAAACCATGGCCTCGAATTACAACAGCCGTGGCCGTGCAGCCGAAGTGCTGATCGAGAACGGGGAAGTCACCTTGATCCGCCGGCGCGAAACCATTGAAGACCAGTTGCGGCCCGAGCTGGATGTATAA